AGACCAGTGACGTACATGGAAGCTTCTTTCCTTACGACTTCACAAACCGTAAACCACGGCAAGGTTCAATGGCACGAGTAAGCAGTTATGTTAAACAACTGCGTAAACAATATGGCAATAACGTTGTCTTGCTTGACAATGGCGACATCTTGCAAGGACAACCTACCAGCTATTTCTACAACTATGTAGCCACTAATGACATCAATATTGCTGCAGAGGTCATCAATTATTTAGGCTATTCTGCCCAGACTATCGGCAACCATGACATCGAGCCGGGACATGCCGTATATGACAAATGGATTAAAGAAGTGAAATGCCCGGTTATTGCTTGCAATGTAATCAATAAGAAAACAGGCAAGCCCTACACACAACCTTACGCCATTCTGAAACGCAATGGCGTAAAGATAGCCGTTCTCGGCATGCTGACACCGGCTATTCCAAACTGGCTGACAGAAAATATTTGGAAAGGACTACGCTTTGAAGACATGGTCACTTCAGCAAAAAAATGGATGAAGATTATTCAAGAGAAAGAGCATCCTGACGTTGTTGTAGGCCTATTCCACAGTGGACGTGAAGGCGGAATCACAACAAGTGAATACCAAGAAGATGCGAGTTGCGCTGTAGCTAAGCAGGTTCCAGGCTTCGATGTCATTATGTTCGGTCATGACCACACGCGTTTCAACCAGAAGATAAAGAATATTGAGGGCAAGGAAGTGCTCTGTATAGACCCGGCCAACAATGCAATGACAGTGGCTCAAGCCGATGTTACACTCACGCTTCATAATGGGAAAGTAACTAAAAAGCAGGTTACAGGCACCTTAGTTGACGTTACCCAGATGCAAGTAGATGAAGAATACATGGCACATTTCAAGCCGCAGATTGCCAAAGTGAACAACTTTGTAGACCGAGTTATCGGTAATTTCACCAATACAATTTACACTCGTGACAGCTATTTCGGTTCAAGTGCGTTCAATGACTTTATCCTTAATCTTGAATTACAAATCACCAAGGCCGATATTGCCTTTAATGCCCCACTCCAATTCAATGCATCTATCAAGGCAGGTCCCGTGAGAGTGGCCGACATGTTCAATCTTTATAGGTTTGAAAATCAGCTTTACGTCATGCGGCTGACAGGTGAAGAAATCAGAAAACACCTTGAAATGAGCTATGACCTTTGGGTCAACACGATGAAATCTCCCGATGACCATCTTCTCCTTTTAGCTGATACACGCGGTGATGCCCAGCGTTTAGGCTTCAAGAACTTCACCTTCAACTTTGATTCAGCAGCAGGAATTGACTATATTGTCGACGTGACAAAGCCCGACGGCCAAAAGGTAAAGATACTGCAAATGTCAAACGGGCAGCCCTTTGACGAGCACAAATGGTACACTGTTGCTATTAATAGTTATCGTGGAAACGGCGGTGGAGAGTTGCTTACGAAAGGAGCAGGCATTCCAAAAGACAGTCTCAACAGCAGGATTATCTACCGCAGTCCACGCGACCAAAGATATTATCTGATGCAGGAAATTGAGAAGATGGGGACAGTGACTCCAAAGGCAAACAACAACTGGAAGTTTGTTCCGGAGAACTGGACCAAGCCTGCAGCAACACGCGACAGCTTGCTGTTGTTTGGTTATACGCCTAATCCTAAAGACGAAAAATAATGCAACGCCTTTGGTTTATATTCTGTAAAGGAGACATCATGCTTGAGAAACTCCCCGATGGAAGCTATACAATTCCAGAAGGGGAGCAAGCTCCTCTACCGACAAAAGAATGGACACACATTCTGAATGTCACGCCGATGGACAACGGAGAAGAGGTTAAAACCTTCATGATTGATAATCCTGTCAGCAACCATCCACGCTATGAGATGTGCGGCCTCCGCAAGAGTTTCTATTATCTATCCAACGAACTATATCTCAAGGCTGGTAAATGTCAGGAACTCCTTTACTGGGATCAAAACACAAAGTTCTGTGGAGTTTGCGGTGCACCGATGAAGATGCACACTGATATCAGCAAGCGTTGTATCAACTGTGGAAAGGAAGTGTGGCCTTCTTTGGCTACAGCTATCATCGTACTCATCCAAAGGAACGATGAAGTATTGCTTGTTCACGCCCGCAACTTCAAAGGCGACTTCTATGGACTCGTAGCAGGTTTTGTAGAAACTGGTGAGACTTTGGAAGAAGCCGTGCATCGCGAAGTGTTGGAAGAAACAGGAATAACCATTGAAAATCTCCATTATTTCGGCAGTCAGCCATGGCCCTATCCCAGCGGATTGATGATTGGTTTTACAGCCGATTACGTCAGTGGAAACATTCATCTGCAAAAAGAAGAATTGTCAAAAGGGGCATGGTTCACTAAAGATAATCTTCCCAATATTCCCGAAAAACTGAGTATTGCAAGAAGAATGCTTGATGACTGGATAATCAAATAAGCTGTCAAGCAAAACAACACGTAGGCCATTATTACTCTATCCAATGTAAACAACCTAAACATCTGCATGAGTCCACCATTCAACAGCAAACATCATTTAGGGCTGTAAACCTATAAACGAAATTTATGTTAATTTTCATCATATAAGTTTACAAATGCTTTCACGAGCTTTGCATATTTGAAACGAAAGGCTGTTTCGCTTAAAAAACACACTAACTTTTAACAACAAGCAAAACATTGACTATCAGAACATTACGGTTATTCCCACAAAATCAAACACAATATAACATCAAAAAGTGATGTCATTTGCGTCAAATCGCCATGTAACTTGCCACAGATTATCGCATGATATGACTCAAATAGCCATGCAATCTGCATCAAAACACAGCGTATCATGAATGATATTGCACACTAACCTCTTTGAAACAAAAAGATTACACCTATTTTTCTGCTATTCTTCTTCTATCTATGTCTGCCCTAAAGTGTTAAAAATGAGCAGCTAATTTTACAAAAATACAATTTGAATATCATATTATCTGAAGAAATCCACAACTGAAAGTAAGATATCTGAAGCCGTAAACTATTCTCCTTCTCTACACATAAAGACACAAAAGAAAACAGAAAGTAAAGGAGCTATCCATTCAAGATCAGAAAATGACAGAAGCAAAAGGCCTCGAAAGTTATTTTATAACAAACTCTCAAAGCTTTCCTTATTCTTTCTCACCTCTGAGAATTGGAAGCGAAATGTGGAATTTCACAGTAACAAAACGTATAAGGCATATTACAAGGAATGTGATGATTGCCGTAACGCCAACATTGAAACCGAAAGATACCAACAGCCAATAGACAAGACCTCCGCCCACACTTGCCATGGCATAAATATCCTTTTGGAAGATTACAGGCTCTTGATTGAGAAGCACATCTCTGATGATTCCGCCTGCAACTCCCGTAATACAGCCCATGATAATAGCCACCCAAAAGGGATGATCATACTGTAACGTCTTCTGCAGTCCTGCTATCGTGAACATGGCAAGCCCAAAAGTATCAGAAACAAGCCACGCATTTTCCATGCGATTGAGCCATTTTGCAAAGAGGATAACCACAAGCAATGCAAAGACCGTACAGGTGAAATAAATGCTTGAAGTCATCCAGAAAGGCGTTGCACCAAGCATCACATCACGTATGGTTCCACCACCAATGGCAACTGCAAAACCGCAAACGAAACCTCCAAACCAATCAAAATGCTTGGCTGCAGCCATGCGGATGCCCGAAATGGCAAAAGCAAAAGTACCGATAAATTCAATCAGTTGAAGTACCGTACGGGCTACTTCGGGATTAGGGCTTATCATAATTCCACGGCTTACTTATTGACAACATTCTGCGGATGGCCCTCTATGAAAGCCTTCACATTCTCTACACACATCTCCAACAAGCGCGAACGCGCCTCCTTTGTAGCCCAGGCTATATGCGGAGTAATGAATGCATTGGGTTGAGAAAACAGCGGATTATCGGCCGAAGGAGGCTCAATGCACATGACGTCTGCCCCATAACCGCCTAAATGACCACACTTCAAGGCCGCTGCAACATCGGCTTCATTGACTAATTGTCCGCGTCCCGTGTTAACCAACAAGGCCCCTTTCTTCATCTTCTTCAGTGCATCCTTATTTATCAACTCATATGTATCAGGAGTCAGAGGACAATGCAAAGAGAGAATATCACTCACAGCAAACAAACCATCAAGCGTTGTTTTCTGAATGCCTTCGGGTAAATCGGCCGAATTCTTACTGGTAAAAGCAAAGACATCCATACCGAAATCTTTTGCTATTCTCGCAACCTTACATCCGATGTTTCCCAATCCGACAATACCTAACACCTTGCCACTGATTTCAGGAAGTGGCGTATCCCAATAGCAGAAATCGGGGTTCTGACTCCACCGTCCCTCACGGTTCAGCTGTGCATAGTGTTCAATGCGATTGGTCATATTCAGAATATGAGCGAATGTCATCTGTGCAACACTGTCCGTACTATAAGCTGGAATATTTGAAACAACAATGCCATGAGCCTTTGCCGCAGCTATATCAACCACATTATAACCCGTGGCTAATACACCGATATATTTCAGTTTAGGCAATTGTTCGATAACTCCTTTCGTCACATTTACTTTATTTACGAGGATAATATCTGCATCTTTTGCTCTCTGAACCACGTCTTCCGGAGCCGTACGGTCGTTAAGAACGAACTCTCCCAACGCTTTCATAGCATCCCAACTCAAATCTCCGGGATTAGCTGCATATCCATCTAATTCGACAATCTTCATGTTTTCAACAATTTAGTTCTTATTCTTTGAAACGATCTCCCCAACAGTTTTCCATCTGTTTGTTGAGTTTCTCTTCGACAACACTGTGCTGCCCATGCCAGAAGCGAGTCTCTTTCAGCTCATCAGGCAGATACTGTTGTTCCGTGAAATGCCCGGGATAGTCGTGGGGATACTTATAACCGTCATGATAACCGAGTTCAGCCATCAGCTTAGTTGGGGCATTTCGTAAAGGAAGTGGAACAGGAAGATTCCCTGTTTCGCGTACCTTTGCCAATGCACTATCAATGGCAAGATAGGCAGAATTGCTTTTCTGACTCGTAGCCAAATAGACCGTAGCCTCTGCCAAAGGTATTCTTCCCTCGGGCCAGCCTATCTTCATGACAGCATCAAAAGCTGCATTGGCCATTAATAAGGCATTAGGATTGGCCAATCCCACGTCTTCTGCAGCACTGATAACAAGCCTGCGAGCAATGAACTGTGGATCTTCTCCACCCTCTATCATGCGCGCCAACCAGTAAAGGGCCGCATCAGGATCACTCCCGCGAATACTTTTAATGAAAGCCGAAATGATGTCGTAGTGCATCTCCCCATCCTTATCATAGGCTAAAGGATTTGTTTGTAGCCGACTTTCCACAAGCTTATCTGTTATGACAACCTCACTTTCGGAGGCCTCAACCACGAGTTCAAGAATGTTCAACAGCTTTCGGGCATCTCCCCCACTGTAACGTAACAGCGCCCCACTCTCTCTCAATTCAATATGCTTCTTCTTCAGTTCTACATCTGTGGTAATGGCTCTGTTGACCAATTGCAACATGTCCTCCTTATCAAGTGACTTCAAAACATAAAGCTGACAACGTGAGAGCAGAGGACGTATAACCTCAAAAGAAGGATTTTCTGTCGTTGCGCCAATTAAAGTAACGACACCACGCTCAACAGCACCCAACAGAGAATCCTGCTGCGACTTGCTGAAACGATGAATTTCATCAATAAAAAGAATCGGTGAGGCAGTATTGAAAAAGCGATTATTCTTTGCCTTTTCTATCACGTCGCGCACATCTTTTACTCCACTTGTCACAGCACTTAATGTGTAGAACGGAGTTTCAAGTTTGTTGGCAATGATTTGTGCGAGCGTGGTTTTTCCTACTCCTGGGGGACCCCATAATATAAAAGAAGAAATGCGTCCGGCGTCAATCATCTTGCGCAAGACGGCACCTCGTCCGACAAGATGCTGCTGACCAACATATTCATCGAGCGAATGAGGCCGCATTCTTTCTGCCAAAGGTTCACTCATAATTGTATGCAAAAATAAAAATTTCACATGAGATAGCAAAAAAATCTATGCTAAAAGTTTGTGAATATGATGCAAAGTATATACTTTTGCAACAAAGAAATAACGTATATATGAGACAGCAAAAAGTTCTAACACTAAAGACACTAAACAAAAGCAATGTGTGGGATATTCAGGAAAATGATGTATACAGAATGTGGAACGCAGCTGAAAAGGAAGCTGATTTGAAAGATAATGTACGCCAATATGTTGATATCCTCCGCAGTGCTTTTGACATTGAAGAAGTTAAAATCGACAGACCTGAAGTCATTTCCAAATATGAAGCACGTGGTTTCAAAGTCGGTTTCGTTAAGATCGATGACAGCACAAAAGTGAAATGGGCTATCAAAAAGCGTCCTATTCTTCGCGTAACCGACCTTACTTACGAAAATATTCACCACATCTCTGCAGCTAAATTGCTTGAAGTTCTTGAGCGTAATTTTGGCGGAGGATGGGAAAGTCTGTCACAGAGTATTCAAGACATCATCGAACAAGGCTTTGACATCAGCACCACCACCCTACCCAAAGATCGTCTTCATAAGCCGGGAGGCATGTACGAGAGGAAGGTGAACGATGGCTATGAAGTTCTTGAAATTGAAAAAGGGACATGGGTTGAAGCTATCTTTGCCAAGGAAAAACCAGAGATGTATAGAACTAAGATTAAGTTTGAGCCCAGCGATGAAATAACAGAAGAAGATATGCCCAAGTCACAGGAAGACGAAGAAGATGATGTTATTGTAGAAGATCACTACAATGATATTGAAGAAGATGACGACACATTTGATGAGGATAAATTGACCGAAGAAAGCTATCGTACAACTTATGATGAAGACCCGGAATCACTTGATCTGCAAGCATCAGAAATGAGTGATGACGAAGAATATTAATTCTATATCTTGAAGTTTGAATATTGAATATAAAGGACGTATCACTCAAAATAAACATTTTATTGAGTGATACGTCTCTTTTAAAATACAATTATGCGCCATCTTTCACAGAAAGATGACGCATAATGAAAATATAAATCAAAAATTTAACCTTTAGATAATCTTTCTTTCAGGAATATTATAGGGAAAACAAATGCTGTTTTGAAATACCTATAACGTGTATGTGGTTCTTTATACATCCGGTAAATAAAACGTAAACCATGCCTATCAATCCATTCTGGATAATATTCAGCTTTATCCTTTGCAATCTGATGGATAAAGCCACCACAAGTAAAGCCAACTCCGAGATACCCCGCATCTTTAACTTTTAGCAAAAAATCTTCCTGTTTTACAATTCCCATCCCCACAATCAAGAAATCAGGTTTTAATAAAACGATCTTATGCACTGTATCCATCTTTTCTTCATTGGTATTAAAATAGCCATTACGAAAATACAGTATGGACAATTTTGGATATTTCGCAATTAAAATCTTTACAGCTTGTTCTATACTCTCTTGTTTTGATGCAACTATAGCAATACTTTTCCCATTATCTTGTGCATAATCAAACAATACAGGCGCTAAAGATGTCATATCAAAACTCCGTCTTTGAATAGTCTTGCCATAGAAGAACTTTACTGCCTTAACTAGCAATCCTCCATCTGCAAAAATACCATCATATTGAGTGAAAAGCTCCTTATGTTTTATGGCATCAAGATAAGAAACAGGATTAAGGAAAGTGTAAATACTACCCTTCTGAAGAGAATTAAATCTAAGAAAACGCTCATCCGAGCGTATCAAACAAGAAACAAGCTTATCTTTCATTTCAATAATTGGAAATAAATTGTTGTTTAGCTAAAGGATAACATTTTATCCACCGTACTTTGAAGTCAGTGGAGACAGAAACTCTATGGATTACCGGGACACTTACATTGTAACAGAAATGAATATAAAAGCTGTAACTAATATAGAAATAATCCATCACAACATTATTCCAAATTAATCAACATATAATTTACTGAGTTCAACTATACGCTTACAACTGTCAGCATCATGATATTTGTAAATAAGCTTACTTAATCTTCGGCGCTTCTCGGCATAGACATCTTTTCCTGCAATAAAATCATCAAGGAAATTCCAAAACTCAATTTTCCTCTTTATGATATGCCCACCCATATAATTTTCAATATCAGGGAAATTAAAACCACGCTTCTCTCCGTATTCATCAATATCTGGTACAACATAGGCTTGTGGTTTATCCGTTAATAAATATTGCATTGAGGCAGAGGAATAATCACCAACTAAACCGTCAACTTGAGCCATCATTGGAAATAAAGAATAACCTGCCTTTTGAAATTCATCATTTGTATAAATATCAAGATGTGAAAAATGTCTTTGCTTATTTCCTAAATTCTTTTGCGCAGGATGTATCTTGACAATAAGCTTAATATTCCGCTTTTTAAGCTGTTCGTTCAAAAAAGGGTAATCATTTTCAGAGAATAACGGCAGCAAATTCTCCATCAGAGAATCGTCATAACCAAGATAATCTGATTGACGGAAAGTAGGCATCCAAAGAAGAACTTTATTAAATGACTTAAAATCATACAAGTTATGTGGACTTGTTAAAAGTTGGTCTACCATTGGATCACCAAGAACCTTAATATTTTCTTCCTTGCAAGCATACTCCTTTACCATAATCGGGACGAAGACATCGGAGGAGGCTATCATATAGGTGAAATAGAACTCTTGACCATTATTAATCTTTGTATTTAATCCCATCGTCTTAAAATTTGAATTTCCATGCTGAAGATGAATGACAATCTGGGGTTTCGAGGGTTTTATTGGTATCTGCCCCGCTGAATAAAATACATGCTTTGAGCGTAAAAAGGTCCATATAACTTTGGTCTTACTAACAAAT
The nucleotide sequence above comes from Segatella oris. Encoded proteins:
- a CDS encoding D-2-hydroxyacid dehydrogenase is translated as MKIVELDGYAANPGDLSWDAMKALGEFVLNDRTAPEDVVQRAKDADIILVNKVNVTKGVIEQLPKLKYIGVLATGYNVVDIAAAKAHGIVVSNIPAYSTDSVAQMTFAHILNMTNRIEHYAQLNREGRWSQNPDFCYWDTPLPEISGKVLGIVGLGNIGCKVARIAKDFGMDVFAFTSKNSADLPEGIQKTTLDGLFAVSDILSLHCPLTPDTYELINKDALKKMKKGALLVNTGRGQLVNEADVAAALKCGHLGGYGADVMCIEPPSADNPLFSQPNAFITPHIAWATKEARSRLLEMCVENVKAFIEGHPQNVVNK
- a CDS encoding replication-associated recombination protein A yields the protein MSEPLAERMRPHSLDEYVGQQHLVGRGAVLRKMIDAGRISSFILWGPPGVGKTTLAQIIANKLETPFYTLSAVTSGVKDVRDVIEKAKNNRFFNTASPILFIDEIHRFSKSQQDSLLGAVERGVVTLIGATTENPSFEVIRPLLSRCQLYVLKSLDKEDMLQLVNRAITTDVELKKKHIELRESGALLRYSGGDARKLLNILELVVEASESEVVITDKLVESRLQTNPLAYDKDGEMHYDIISAFIKSIRGSDPDAALYWLARMIEGGEDPQFIARRLVISAAEDVGLANPNALLMANAAFDAVMKIGWPEGRIPLAEATVYLATSQKSNSAYLAIDSALAKVRETGNLPVPLPLRNAPTKLMAELGYHDGYKYPHDYPGHFTEQQYLPDELKETRFWHGQHSVVEEKLNKQMENCWGDRFKE
- a CDS encoding WecB/TagA/CpsF family glycosyltransferase, which produces MKDKLVSCLIRSDERFLRFNSLQKGSIYTFLNPVSYLDAIKHKELFTQYDGIFADGGLLVKAVKFFYGKTIQRRSFDMTSLAPVLFDYAQDNGKSIAIVASKQESIEQAVKILIAKYPKLSILYFRNGYFNTNEEKMDTVHKIVLLKPDFLIVGMGIVKQEDFLLKVKDAGYLGVGFTCGGFIHQIAKDKAEYYPEWIDRHGLRFIYRMYKEPHTRYRYFKTAFVFPIIFLKERLSKG
- a CDS encoding bifunctional metallophosphatase/5'-nucleotidase, coding for MKKLFSILLLTALSIASYATEKTVSLRFIETSDVHGSFFPYDFTNRKPRQGSMARVSSYVKQLRKQYGNNVVLLDNGDILQGQPTSYFYNYVATNDINIAAEVINYLGYSAQTIGNHDIEPGHAVYDKWIKEVKCPVIACNVINKKTGKPYTQPYAILKRNGVKIAVLGMLTPAIPNWLTENIWKGLRFEDMVTSAKKWMKIIQEKEHPDVVVGLFHSGREGGITTSEYQEDASCAVAKQVPGFDVIMFGHDHTRFNQKIKNIEGKEVLCIDPANNAMTVAQADVTLTLHNGKVTKKQVTGTLVDVTQMQVDEEYMAHFKPQIAKVNNFVDRVIGNFTNTIYTRDSYFGSSAFNDFILNLELQITKADIAFNAPLQFNASIKAGPVRVADMFNLYRFENQLYVMRLTGEEIRKHLEMSYDLWVNTMKSPDDHLLLLADTRGDAQRLGFKNFTFNFDSAAGIDYIVDVTKPDGQKVKILQMSNGQPFDEHKWYTVAINSYRGNGGGELLTKGAGIPKDSLNSRIIYRSPRDQRYYLMQEIEKMGTVTPKANNNWKFVPENWTKPAATRDSLLLFGYTPNPKDEK
- a CDS encoding trimeric intracellular cation channel family protein, with the translated sequence MISPNPEVARTVLQLIEFIGTFAFAISGIRMAAAKHFDWFGGFVCGFAVAIGGGTIRDVMLGATPFWMTSSIYFTCTVFALLVVILFAKWLNRMENAWLVSDTFGLAMFTIAGLQKTLQYDHPFWVAIIMGCITGVAGGIIRDVLLNQEPVIFQKDIYAMASVGGGLVYWLLVSFGFNVGVTAIITFLVICLIRFVTVKFHISLPILRGEKE
- a CDS encoding CDP-glycerol glycerophosphotransferase family protein — encoded protein: MFLKKILKTNFFPIFSLLNKFVPKSDKKILIYSANKGIGHSLIPLRQYLQNQGFGQKYRIICGIESLKYKDEGPWEFVSKTKVIWTFLRSKHVFYSAGQIPIKPSKPQIVIHLQHGNSNFKTMGLNTKINNGQEFYFTYMIASSDVFVPIMVKEYACKEENIKVLGDPMVDQLLTSPHNLYDFKSFNKVLLWMPTFRQSDYLGYDDSLMENLLPLFSENDYPFLNEQLKKRNIKLIVKIHPAQKNLGNKQRHFSHLDIYTNDEFQKAGYSLFPMMAQVDGLVGDYSSASMQYLLTDKPQAYVVPDIDEYGEKRGFNFPDIENYMGGHIIKRKIEFWNFLDDFIAGKDVYAEKRRRLSKLIYKYHDADSCKRIVELSKLYVD
- the nudC gene encoding NAD(+) diphosphatase — protein: MQRLWFIFCKGDIMLEKLPDGSYTIPEGEQAPLPTKEWTHILNVTPMDNGEEVKTFMIDNPVSNHPRYEMCGLRKSFYYLSNELYLKAGKCQELLYWDQNTKFCGVCGAPMKMHTDISKRCINCGKEVWPSLATAIIVLIQRNDEVLLVHARNFKGDFYGLVAGFVETGETLEEAVHREVLEETGITIENLHYFGSQPWPYPSGLMIGFTADYVSGNIHLQKEELSKGAWFTKDNLPNIPEKLSIARRMLDDWIIK